A single region of the Anopheles funestus chromosome X, idAnoFuneDA-416_04, whole genome shotgun sequence genome encodes:
- the LOC125770655 gene encoding uncharacterized protein LOC125770655, which translates to MFQCPAFEDVRRELLYWITANQIDSSNLPSKLLESKENWCRVQEAAKLVMSALQQIWRDEEVANNNTANQASPEAQEAAEQTIELSSNWRRMCVRRKLLVTMRYCGRQSRPRGWEQRHPPFPDAAGGDHHPLRHCV; encoded by the coding sequence ATGTTCCAGTGTCCGGCGTTTGAAGACGTGAGACGAGAGCTGTTGTATTGGATTACGGCGAACCAAATAGACTCCAGCAACCTGCCATCAAAACTGCTAGAGAGTAAGGAGAATTGGTGCCGTGTACAGGAGGCTGCAAAGTTGGTGATGTCGGCGCTGCAGCAGATCTGGCGGGATGAGGAGGTCGCCAACAACAACACTGCCAACCAGGCATCTCCAGAGGCTCAGGAGGCGGCCGAGCAAACGATAGAGCTGAGCAGCAACTGGCGGCGGATGTGCGTGCGGCGCAAGCTGCTCGTGACGATGAGATACTGTGGACGGCAGTCGAGACCGAGAGGCTGGGAACAGCGCCACCCTCCATTCCCAGACGCAGCAGGGGGAGACCACCATCCCCTGAGACACTGCGTATGA